The Coleofasciculaceae cyanobacterium genomic sequence AGTTCTTTCAATTTGTTCTTTGACTGCAAGCTGATCTGGTAAAATGTCCGCTTTGTTAATTCCTGCTCTGGTAAAAAACTCTACAGTATCGCCCTGGTCAGGTAAGATACCTTCGTGAGATATAGTTTCAATAGTAACAACATCTCCAGATTTGACTTGTAAAATTGGTTTGTCCTCAGAGATAAACAATTCTCCCCAAATTACATTCTCTGGCGTGGATTTAACCAAGTAATCGATCGCTGCTTCATTTTCGGTTGATTGAGAAGTTGATTGAGAATTAGCAGCTAATATGATAGTTGATGAAGCAAATACAGCTAAAATAGTTATGAACAATAATTGTCGAGCATAAAAAGATAATTTACTACTTTTCATCTAAATTTAAGCCTTTACTTGGATAAACATAGGCTTAGTTTGCAAGATAATTGCGATCGCATTTGTTATTGATGTTACTTAAATTACAAAATGTTCCCGCCAACTTGATTATTACTCTTCAATTATGGTTTCTAGCCGCAAACGGGCAATTTTACTAATTTGGGCTAAAGCCTCTTGTTTTTCTGGTTCTAGGCTATTTTTTAAACGAGTTTCAAACGCGGTCAACACACTTTCTTTGCTATGATTTTTGACCGCAATAATAAAGGGAAAGCCAAACTTATCTTTATAAGCCTGATTGAGAGCTTGAAAACGCTGATATTCTGACTTAGATAGGCGATCTAAACCAACTCCTGCTTGTTCTTGTACCGAAGCCTCTGGCATCTTAGTTTTGCTACCCAAATCGGGATGAGCTTTAATTAAGGCTACCTGTTTAGCTTCACTCATCTTGTTGACTACGGTAAGCATAGCCTGATATAAAGCTTCCAAATTGTCAAAAGGTCTGTTTTGCCAAGCCTGCTCCGCAATTTCGGGTGTTTCTTCCCAAATCTCACCTAAAATAGCAGTAAACTCCTCCTGAGACAGATTATTTAATTTTGCGATCGCATATTGCTTCTCTTTCATCCTTTATTTCTTATTCTTTGCTCAACTTCCTCGATAGGTACTGTAAGACCAAGGCGAAACTAGTAGAGGTACATGATAGTGAAGTTGGATATCACTAATGCCAAAACGAATCGGAATCTGGTCTAAAAAAAGCGGATCGGGATAGTTTCCATAGCGAGCAAAATAATTACCTACGGAAAAGATTAGTTCATATATTCCCGCTTGCAAGTCTTCTGCTAATAGAGGTTCATCAGTACGTCCGTCATGATTAGTTTTGACGGTTTTTAATAAAGTTTTAGAATCTACGTTGAGATCGAGTTGCCAAAGAGCGATCGCAATTCCTTCAGCAGGACAACCATTTGCCGTATTCAAAACGTGAGTCGTCAATTTACCTGACATAAAATTTTGTGGTTAAATTATCATTCTCGTCGGGACTATTTGCGAACAGCCCTGATATTAATGTAACGGACCTCCTAAAATAATTTTAGCGATCGCGCCTGTCACATCTTGAGCATTTTCTTGTTTTAATTGTTCGTACCACTGCCGAGTCAAATCTGGTTCTTTGTTATAAATAGTATCGGTGCGCTTGCGGGCTTTTAAAACTAGCTGTGCTACCCTATCTTTACGTTCTGCTTCGTAACGTTTGAGGGCATCTTCAACGCTAATATTGGTTGTGATTAAATAGCGACACAATACTTCTGCATCTTCCATCGCCTGACAACCTCCCTGTCCCAAAGTGGGAGTCGTAGCATGAGCCGAATCTCCTACTAGGGCAATTCTACCTTCAACTAAATTAGGCAAAGGATCGATATCACCTATTTCCAAACGGTTAACCTGTTCTGGGTCTAACTTTTCAATTAAATTTTGCACTGGTTGCGCCCACCCAGCAAAAATTTCTTTTAATTCGGCGCGGATATTTTCTGGAGCTGTTTTTGTTCCTTGTGGTTTAGGACAGCCCATAAAGAAGTAGAAACGATTACCCCCTACAGGCATCATCGAAGCTCGTTTACCGTCGCCAACATAAATTACCCAGACATCACTTTCAGCTAAATCTGGACTAGCCTCTACCAAACCATTCCAATTAACGTAACCAGCATAACGCGGTTCAATTTTACCTCCGTTGAGATAGCTACGGACTACTGAATGTACGCCATCTGCACCAATAACTACGTCTCCTGTAGCAGTACTACCATCTTCAAAGATGGCCGTAGCACTATCTGCATCTTGCTTAACTTCCACACAGCGCATTCCCATCTTCACGTCAGATTTGCCGAAGGCGTTGAGCATCATCTCCTGTAAGTCAGTACGCGACACGGGATAAGGTCGTTGTCCTACCTGTTCCATCAAAGGTATCAAGTTGACATCATTTAAAACCTCTCCTTGATTGTTACGATACTCCATGCGGTTCATTTGTCCGCCTATAGCAGCAACTTCTTTGCCCAGCCCTAATTTATTCAGAATTTTAATTCCATTCGACCACAAAGAAATACCTGCCCCCGCAGGACGCAATTTTCTGGTTTTTTCATAAATCTCTACTTCGTATCCCGCTTGGCGCATCGCAATACCTGCTGCTAAACCAGCCATTCCCGAACCGATAATAATCGCTTTTAAGTCGTACATATTTGACTGTAATTATTGAATAATAATCAGACTGCACTGATAAATATTAAATGAAACTACTCTCTACCTGGCAAAACCATATTGAGAATTAAAGCGGTAAGCCCGCCTGAAGAAATACCAGAAGAAAAAATACTTTTAATTAGTTCAGGTGAAGCGTCAAGAATCTCAGGCACAAAAGTAACTCCTAATCCCATGCTAAGAGCAACTGCCAAAATAATTGAATTACGTTTAGTTAAATTAACCATCGAGAGAATTTTGATTCCTGCTACTGCCACAGTTCCAAACATAATAATTGTCGCCCCGCCTAAAACTGGTTGAGGCAAAGCTTGAAAAACACCTGAAATAAGGGGAAAAAGACCGAGAATCAGGAAAATTACCGAAATAAAGTAGCCCACATAGCGA encodes the following:
- the uraD gene encoding 2-oxo-4-hydroxy-4-carboxy-5-ureidoimidazoline decarboxylase, encoding MKEKQYAIAKLNNLSQEEFTAILGEIWEETPEIAEQAWQNRPFDNLEALYQAMLTVVNKMSEAKQVALIKAHPDLGSKTKMPEASVQEQAGVGLDRLSKSEYQRFQALNQAYKDKFGFPFIIAVKNHSKESVLTAFETRLKNSLEPEKQEALAQISKIARLRLETIIEE
- the hpxO gene encoding FAD-dependent urate hydroxylase HpxO, which gives rise to MYDLKAIIIGSGMAGLAAGIAMRQAGYEVEIYEKTRKLRPAGAGISLWSNGIKILNKLGLGKEVAAIGGQMNRMEYRNNQGEVLNDVNLIPLMEQVGQRPYPVSRTDLQEMMLNAFGKSDVKMGMRCVEVKQDADSATAIFEDGSTATGDVVIGADGVHSVVRSYLNGGKIEPRYAGYVNWNGLVEASPDLAESDVWVIYVGDGKRASMMPVGGNRFYFFMGCPKPQGTKTAPENIRAELKEIFAGWAQPVQNLIEKLDPEQVNRLEIGDIDPLPNLVEGRIALVGDSAHATTPTLGQGGCQAMEDAEVLCRYLITTNISVEDALKRYEAERKDRVAQLVLKARKRTDTIYNKEPDLTRQWYEQLKQENAQDVTGAIAKIILGGPLH
- the uraH gene encoding hydroxyisourate hydrolase encodes the protein MSGKLTTHVLNTANGCPAEGIAIALWQLDLNVDSKTLLKTVKTNHDGRTDEPLLAEDLQAGIYELIFSVGNYFARYGNYPDPLFLDQIPIRFGISDIQLHYHVPLLVSPWSYSTYRGS